AATTTGCTTCTCGATGCTGGTAACGACGATCTCCACAAGGTTCTGCCAATGAGAACGTTTCATATCTGTGGTAAATTTGCGCGTAATGACCTTAGAACCTGCGGCCAGTGCGAGCATCAATCCCCACGTGAAGACAATGGTGCCGTTGAGTTTGAGAAATCCGTGTTGCCAGAAGACTATCTCATCGGGACTAAGGCGTATGACCGACCTCCTTCTCCGGGGATTTGTAGTGTTCGACCGGCGATCCGGTAAGCCGCGTCACGATAAAACGCGCAATGACAAATCCAAGGATACACACCAGCAGCCGCTCCCAATGACCGCCGGAAACAAAATAAAATCCAGCCAGGGCTACGCTTGTTCGCAGCAACAGACTGCCGAAGAACCAAAACGCCGGATGTTTGGACGAAATCCCCTTCTTAATCGTCCACCAAAGGCTATAAAAAAACATCGCACCAAGCAAACCGCCGGTCATCAAAGCCAACACCAGACTCAAAACTTCAATCATCATTGTCCTCCTGTTCATCCCGTATTGCCCTGTCTTCCCTGGCCACCCAATGCCATGCATTCAAACAACCGATGACGAGGCCTGCGACCAGCAGGGTCAACGTCCAGGAATGGCCTCCAGGATAGCGCTTGTCCAGCCAGATGCCGAGCAGCGCTC
This portion of the Nitrospirota bacterium genome encodes:
- a CDS encoding ATP synthase subunit I produces the protein MIEVLSLVLALMTGGLLGAMFFYSLWWTIKKGISSKHPAFWFFGSLLLRTSVALAGFYFVSGGHWERLLVCILGFVIARFIVTRLTGSPVEHYKSPEKEVGHTP